The genomic DNA tatatatatatattttttttatgaattatatttttaattgttaaaGAGAAATTTacgaaaaaatgtataagaTGGTACATATCTCATGTTGAATTTTTGAAGCGTACTTTGACATTTTATAATGTGTAAACAGCTTAATTCATAACTTAAATTTTGAGATATGGAAAGATGcagttatttttatattttgggAATGAACaatttatacaataaaatttaattggCCTTTGCCtgtttcattaattttaataggATGGATGTGTtcgttatttataaaaatataaaaaattattctaatttttcattttataatcatattcttttgttaaaaatatgcaaactaaaattttttttttttttatattgatgAAGTATGAGCtataaagtttttttttaaggaaagTATGccttaaaataaatgttggCAGTTAACTTTTATCTCATTTGTACCCGTTTTAAATTTATCAGTTCGTTATAACATCaattttcttataaattgtttatttaCTGTAATtcactatatatttttttttcccagtTGTTATCGCCTTTCTCATATTTGTtgcatttcttttttgttttgtcttTTTAATCTTTCTAATTCTTCTAATCTTTCTAGTCTTTCTTGTTATTCtactattttttgttttgttttttttgtaattaattgaaattttacatttatcaaaaagtaaaaaaaaaaaaatttgaataagGTGCTTGTTCAATTTTCATTgcgtatattaaaataaataaatagatatagCAACGACAACTTGATAaatagatttattttttttaatttcaatcTACGCAAAAATAAAACCAATTAATTGaagttataaatttattacactgaaatattatatatgtaaattttcatttctttcattctaaaaaagagaattaacaaatataaatttgcaTATACAAGTGtaagaaatttatttaaataaaaacatacaaaatcataaattaaaaatatgttttttttttctttataaatattttgattttagctagatattcaaatatatattagaatatattatattatcgTTCTCtcattgttttattatatattcgcATTAATGTCACtttaaaagtgaaaaaattaaaaattttttaagagtTTTATTTCCCGATGTCACATGGTACAGTGATAAGcgtaacaaaattaatttaatgaatCGGACAAATTTgcctttattttatttttttgtaatattcatttatctTTCCATATATCtaagtattttataatttttttaatattatcgTGGAAATATTTGGAAATAGTTATATAAAGTGTAAAATcttttttagaattatttaaGGAGGTAGGGaaatttttgtcattttcattttaatatgttatttatgttaattttgtttctttttattattagttaaaatatacctgtatgttttaattttcatttgatagtttatttattttaaagtaaaattttgattttattatatttatataacactaatgtatatacataataatttgattctttattttttatatttaagcggagaacaaaaatatgttGAATATTTCATactaatttttaaaactcaagaatatataaaattttttaaggaGGCGTAACATGTTGAATTATATAGTAGTACTCATAAGTAAGAACTAGAGTACACAATGTTAacacataattatttatattttgtaaaggATATAATAAgttctataaaaattttttatataggcATACATATTTCTTCGTATATTACTTACAAGAAAATGCATAAAGCCTCTTTTTTATGTATCaacagaaatataaattttgttaatacaaAGAATACATTTCTTACAAATGTGgatttattttcattgatCACTTTTCatagtaatataaattatatcaagCCTTAAAATACATGatcatacacacacatatatatatatattaatttatttatattatttaattgttatcatatattattgaaTGAAAAACAACCTAATGAATATTACActtgtatatacacattactcgaataaaataaagaactaGATATTAATGAGAAATGTGCTAAATACATTTACTATATGTGCAAATATATGATATGGTGcctaagaaaaaaagaaaaaagaaaaaataagaaagtaaaaagcaagtaaagaaatattaaggGGTAAATATGTTTTGTGTCTTTtatgatgataaaaataaaattttattccattAACGTGaagaataatacatatattcttaatttaattattattattaatatattttttttttttatgaattaataGGGAAGgatttttcaatattacgATCTACtagtattttaattattagcTTTGTTGTTTTAACGTAGGTAAtgtaaatacaataaattttcattaaatgtaTAACTTTGTTATTGAGTTTATAATGTCTATTACTGTACATTATGAAAAacatgaataaataattctcatataataaagaataatttaaattatgcGTTTTATATTAAAGAGAAGAAAAGTCAATCTAAAGGATTCATtgtttatacaaatatacatttttctgtaatctaattatatatgttaatttcattaagtataaaataacaatGGACAGTATGTTTTAGGAGATTTATTGTATACACTTCAGGGAAAATACAAGctacaatatattttgtgGATTTCAGTAGTAAATAGATATAAATGTATCTTAGAGTAATAGAACTTCTGAAAGTTATCTAAATTTAAAGCATTACccatagaaatatattttaaagtgtttataatttgaatagaaaaaaaagaaaatattgatatggaaaaaaagaaataatgcTGATTATTATGGGTAccattaataaatttattgttACAATAATCTTAAGATCAAAGgaaaaatgatttaaatattgaaataGATATGATAAGATATTAAATgcatctttatattttataatctattatttaattcttcaAGAATATGAAATTAGAAATGTTGATCTCCTCctaaaatacaaaaaggaTAGGAAAGttgaagaaaatttttaaatatataaaaaaaataatgaagaaataatgataatgaaaaatattcatttgacaagaaaaaaagaaaaaacacacacacacatatataaatatatatatatatgagcaaaaacatacaaattttttaatttttcttttttgcacatattttttgttggacatatttttcaatgtttattttattgagtTATACATCCAcgtttattatgtattattgGAAAATaacatcaaaaaaaaaaaaaaaaaaagaatatattaaaaataaatattataaataaattgattGCTCTGTTTTTTCGTGTAATTTTATCTTTCCTTttggtatttttttaaggaaatatatggatatttgagtaataatatttgaaaaatatgaaacttaattttttcgcTATATAAGTACTGTATATTTCTCTTAATAAAAATCAAATTATTTATGACTTATTTATCTTTTGATGTATAACAATACAGTTTTTTcctatgtatttttttcttaaagtGAAATTAAAATCAGCATTattgatttatttatttgaaatagTGGAACGCTGATCTTTTATTagcaatattttttgtactttcttaaattttttttttttttcttagtaTAAGTGAcctatttaaattaaatgtagataatttttttatttttaatgtatgcTCCTAAATGAAAgcttaatttaaatttattataaaacaaaaaaacatcGATATTCTTAAACTttaatatgcaaatatatatatatataatgctaTTACCAGGACATTTACCATTtcatataagaatataattgttatatatatataatatcccTGTACATTATtgtattttcctttaaaatGTGTAATTATGATATGAATTATTACCAAGTGGAAtctaacataatttttatctatAGTTAAATGACTAAAACTCTGTCAATATTTCGCATTACGATggtaaattaaattttcgtatttccttttattttatttattctttatttaattacttgttattattatttttttttaaatatacgaAAAATTATCCTCAaacgaatttttttttttttttttttttataggaATATCCATAAATTTTgatgaattattaataaataattcatttatattttaataaattcgttgaatataatatattttaactacTTATGTGGAGAAAAtacatttacaattttttatattttaattcatttattgctaaaaatatatatagagtTATTTTTATCCCTTAACACACTAACTATTATTATAGCTAAGGATACACACAATacaattaattttacttttagaaaaagagaaaatgaTGAATAAGAAATACAATATCTTGAATATATCCATGATACatgaggaaaataaaaatatatctaaaagttttttaaatgtGCATTTTGAAACATTAAAAAGGTGTCGGAGGAGagacaaaataaatgaacttGTTTTGTTTcttaaaacttttatttttacatttttattatggaCGGATCTATGCTTTAATGATGTAAGATAATAATAGCACTTTTAAttgtgtacatttttttaattattcaaattttttcttcgtattttttctatgttgtaatttttaaaatttggtTAGCACGTAAattaatgcatatatgtacacacaaatatatatatatatatatatatatatatatgtatatatttttttttttttttgtacattcaatgttttgttaatttttagcATACCTTCGGTAAATCATgggataataataatcatctagagaatatattttattataaaaatattcgaGCATTAACAGAAAATGAGTACGATGTgaaaacatattataaagTACTAGTTGCGAATTTTAAAGATAAATTTCTTGAAAATGAAGGGAAAATAAATCCAAAAACAAacacattaaaattaaatagtaaATTGAGAAACGAAGATGAGAATGTGAAACCTAAACGcaaattattaaaagtaaaattaaatgaaaaactgAGCActaaatatgaaaatgtgAAACctgaatataaattattaaaagttaaatttaaggataatttaaaaagaaaaggagaGAGTAAGAAGTGTAAAAACAGAAAAggttatataaatgtttatgaCATTGATGGAAATACTCATAGTAAGAATAGGaatgttaattataattttaattcatatGAGGAAAGAATGTTTCCTGCTTTTCAGAGACATATTGTGAacatagtaaaaaataatggagattataaaaattcatatgaGAGTCGCATTATACGGGAATATTCAAACGAACATAAAAAGTTTGTGGGATATAGTAACTATGATCAAAACggaaaagaatatatacatagaaatgaaaatgataatgGCGATGGCGATGGTGATGGGGATGAAAATGGAAATGGAAGTGAATATGGGGAGGAAAGTGGAGATATAAATGAAGATAAGGAAAAAGATGGAAATGGAAACGAATGTAAGGAAGAAGATGCAAATGAAGATAGAAATGATAGTGTATATGGAAGTGGAGGTGGAAGTGGAGGTGGAAGTGGAGATGGAAGTGGAGATGGAAGTGGAGATGGAAATAGAAATGGAAATGGAAATGGAGATGGAAATAAAAACGATGGAAATGGAAATGAAGATAAAGATGGTGACGAcaaggaaaataatgaatcGAATGATAAGAACgatgaagaaaaagatgAGAATGAAAATTCAGATGACACggaaaataaagataaaaatgacGATATTGCggaaaatgaatataacaaACCAAACGTGATAGAAGTTGAAGAGgtaaaagaggaaaaaatgtTAAGAGAACAAAATTCTTTAAATGAATCTGCAATAGTAAATGGAGAGGATATGTTATATGAAGAGAAAGGGGAAAATAcaattaatacaaaaaatgagGATAGTGAAATTCAAAAGAAAttagaaaaaggaaaagaagatGTTATTGATGATACAATATTAGAAATGACTGAGcataatgaaaaggaaacatataaaaattttgacgAAGATagtggaaaaaatatatctgtaaatttttttagagGTAAATctgtgaaaaaaatgaaattttataatataatagaaggaaatataaaaattataaaagggTATGTagataaaatgataaattggTGTTTGACGGAATATgatatcttaaaaaaaataatagaaaattacTTAGGGgacaatataaataaaaataagcatGCAGATACAAATGTAAAAGAAACGggaattttaagaaaaaatattattgaatttacatatattactgATGACAAAAAAGATAATGAAGATAGAAAAGCAGAAGAAAACAGAAGTGCAGGTGAAATAACATCtgaaaaaactaaaaatgtACTACTAGCAAACATAGGTGAATCATTTATAATGagtatattagaaaaaacaaGTGATATAGCTAAAAAAGGtgcattatatatagatgCTATGTTAGATAATATTTGTGCATTAGCTAAAAAGGGTgcatcatatataaatagtaagttatataatattgttaattttgcTAAAAAATGTGCATTATATATAGAGGGTAGATTGAATAAAACATGTATGTTAGCTAAAAAACGTGCAGTCGATATAATGGGTATGTTAGAAGAAATTAGTGATATAGCTAGAATATAtgcaataaatataattggTGCACTATATAAAATTGGCTAACTACTTAAAAGGGATGCATTAGCTAAAATGTGGTCCAAAGATAAAATAGGATTGGAAGATAGAATGGGATAAGCTGATATTTAAGCTGATATTTAGGGT from Plasmodium brasilianum strain Bolivian I chromosome 10, whole genome shotgun sequence includes the following:
- a CDS encoding hypothetical protein (Plasmodium exported protein), yielding MMNKKYNILNISMIHEENKNISKSFLNVHFETLKRCRRRDKINELVLFLKTFIFTFLLWTDLCFNDHTFGKSWDNNNHLENIFYYKNIRALTENEYDVKTYYKVLVANFKDKFLENEGKINPKTNTLKLNSKLRNEDENVKPKRKLLKVKLNEKLSTKYENVKPEYKLLKVKFKDNLKRKGESKKCKNRKGYINVYDIDGNTHSKNRNVNYNFNSYEERMFPAFQRHIVNIVKNNGDYKNSYESRIIREYSNEHKKFVGYSNYDQNGKEYIHRNENDNGDGDGDGDENGNGSEYGEESGDINEDKEKDGNGNECKEEDANEDRNDSVYGSGGGSGGGSGDGSGDGSGDGNRNGNGNGDGNKNDGNGNEDKDGDDKENNESNDKNDEEKDENENSDDTENKDKNDDIAENEYNKPNVIEVEEVKEEKMLREQNSLNESAIVNGEDMLYEEKGENTINTKNEDSEIQKKLEKGKEDVIDDTILEMTEHNEKETYKNFDEDSGKNISVNFFRGKSVKKMKFYNIIEGNIKIIKGYVDKMINWCLTEYDILKKIIENYLGDNINKNKHADTNVKETGILRKNIIEFTYITDDKKDNEDRKAEENRSAGEITSEKTKNVLLANIGESFIMSILEKTSDIAKKGALYIDAMLDNICALAKKGASYINSKLYNIVNFAKKCALYIEGRLNKTCMLAKKRAVDIMGMLEEISDIARIYAINIIGALYKIG